In Bacillus sp. SB49, a single window of DNA contains:
- the zwf gene encoding glucose-6-phosphate dehydrogenase, producing MDQKEREQLDVNGIDSVEMMDDMTFVLFGASGDLAKRKIYPALYNLYIEGKTPEKLSVVGLGRKPYTKEVFHDIIKESLETFSRRKADPDKLETFLDQFRYFIFDAMEAQSYQDLKAFIEEREAEIGIPDNRLFYLSVAPTLVEPITESMNENGITNTEGWKRLIVEKPFGSDLASAQHLNERLTQVFNEDEIFRIDHYLGKPMVQNLESLIRPNPILKSIWNHELISNVQITASETVGVGTRAGYYDKSGAIRDMVQNHLLQLVMMTALHHPEKLSAKEIEERKTAIMQSIRPVTDNIEQHVVRGQYEAGELDGEALPGYMEEDGVAEDSNNDTYFAARLYLDNEYWKDIPFYIRTGKRLSKKSTQIVIEFKNEADEAEVQQGVVSNLLVIEINPNESISLRVNMKDDSNEHFEPAYVTFSKNLDDQPEAYENLLNDAMGGLSTYFAHWSEVELSWKWIQPILEAFEADQLPLHGYKAGSQGPAAADDLLKEDGFNWW from the coding sequence ATGGATCAAAAGGAACGTGAACAATTGGATGTAAATGGAATCGATTCCGTCGAAATGATGGATGACATGACCTTTGTTTTATTCGGAGCAAGCGGAGATTTGGCCAAACGTAAAATCTATCCGGCCTTATACAACTTATATATCGAAGGCAAAACTCCAGAGAAGCTCTCTGTCGTAGGTCTTGGACGTAAGCCATATACGAAAGAAGTGTTCCACGACATCATCAAGGAGTCCCTGGAAACCTTCTCCCGCCGCAAAGCGGACCCGGACAAGCTCGAGACTTTCCTCGACCAGTTCCGTTACTTCATTTTCGATGCGATGGAAGCTCAGTCTTATCAGGACCTGAAAGCCTTCATCGAAGAGCGTGAAGCGGAGATCGGTATTCCGGACAACCGTCTGTTCTATCTATCCGTCGCGCCGACACTCGTCGAGCCGATCACCGAATCGATGAACGAGAACGGCATCACGAATACAGAAGGATGGAAGCGTCTGATCGTCGAGAAACCATTTGGCAGCGACCTTGCCAGCGCCCAGCACTTGAACGAGCGCCTGACACAAGTGTTTAACGAGGACGAAATCTTCCGTATCGACCACTACTTAGGAAAACCGATGGTGCAGAACCTGGAATCCCTGATCCGTCCGAACCCGATCCTGAAATCGATCTGGAACCACGAACTGATCTCCAACGTCCAGATTACGGCGAGTGAGACAGTCGGTGTCGGTACACGTGCCGGTTATTATGACAAATCCGGAGCAATCCGTGATATGGTCCAGAACCATCTGTTACAATTGGTAATGATGACGGCGCTGCACCACCCAGAGAAGTTGTCAGCGAAAGAGATCGAAGAGAGAAAGACAGCGATCATGCAGTCGATCCGTCCTGTAACGGACAACATCGAACAGCACGTCGTCCGCGGGCAGTATGAAGCAGGCGAACTCGACGGCGAAGCTCTGCCTGGTTACATGGAAGAAGACGGCGTCGCCGAAGATTCCAACAACGATACTTACTTTGCAGCGCGCTTGTATCTCGATAACGAATACTGGAAGGACATCCCGTTCTACATCCGTACAGGAAAACGCCTGTCCAAGAAATCGACCCAGATCGTCATTGAATTCAAGAACGAAGCAGACGAAGCAGAGGTACAACAAGGCGTTGTCTCCAACCTGCTCGTCATTGAAATCAACCCGAACGAAAGCATCAGCCTGCGCGTCAACATGAAGGACGACTCGAACGAACACTTCGAACCGGCTTACGTCACGTTCTCGAAGAACTTGGACGACCAGCCCGAAGCATACGAGAACCTGTTGAACGACGCCATGGGCGGCCTTTCCACCTACTTTGCCCACTGGAGCGAAGTAGAGCTGTCATGGAAATGGATCCAGCCGATCTTGGAAGCCTTCGAAGCGGACCAGCTTCCGCTCCACGGCTACAAAGCAGGATCACAAGGACCGGCAGCTGCCGACGACCTGCTTAAAGAAGACGGCTTCAACTGGTGGTAA
- a CDS encoding glycosyltransferase, with translation MNKRVLVISNMYPSRKNPTYGIFVRNQVEALKEKGMSIDIAVNRDNRGGKFHLLKKYLIWMLKILIKLLTNGRSYDVIHAHYIFPSGLPALLFKKLFKTKLVVTSHGGDLDQMAKKNPWIRKMTKKIMEKADEVIVVGEALKDEVVGEFHIRPDKVSVINMGVDRSVFRPVDAGEMKDELGLSRDRKHILFVGNHIKAKGLQELLEAFQSLNKQRSDMELHYIGSVKDENFLDFLKRSVHPDQKAHVHFHGTKSQADLAKWTAAADVFALPSYIEGFGLVALEAMSCHTPVVASNVGGLTYLLKDGAGILVEPKSAESLEAGLKQMVEDELGRKRMIDKGEEIAAQNDTDILLDKIIALYNK, from the coding sequence ATGAATAAACGTGTGCTAGTCATCAGCAACATGTATCCCAGTCGGAAGAATCCGACGTACGGAATCTTTGTAAGAAACCAGGTGGAAGCATTGAAGGAGAAGGGGATGTCGATCGATATCGCCGTCAACCGCGACAACCGCGGCGGCAAGTTCCACCTGCTTAAGAAATACTTGATCTGGATGCTGAAGATCCTGATCAAGCTTCTGACAAACGGGCGCTCCTATGACGTCATCCATGCCCATTACATCTTCCCGAGCGGACTGCCGGCGCTTCTCTTCAAGAAGCTGTTCAAAACGAAGCTCGTCGTCACCTCCCACGGGGGAGATCTCGACCAGATGGCGAAGAAGAACCCGTGGATCCGTAAGATGACGAAGAAGATCATGGAGAAGGCGGATGAAGTCATCGTCGTCGGCGAAGCGCTGAAGGACGAAGTCGTCGGGGAGTTCCACATCCGCCCCGACAAAGTATCCGTCATCAACATGGGCGTCGACCGCAGCGTCTTCCGCCCGGTCGATGCCGGGGAGATGAAGGACGAACTCGGACTTTCTCGCGACCGCAAGCACATCCTGTTCGTCGGCAACCACATCAAGGCAAAAGGACTCCAGGAGCTTCTCGAAGCGTTCCAGTCGCTCAACAAACAGCGCAGCGATATGGAGCTTCACTATATCGGAAGCGTGAAGGATGAGAACTTCCTCGACTTCCTGAAGCGGAGCGTCCATCCGGATCAGAAGGCGCACGTCCATTTCCACGGGACGAAGAGCCAGGCCGACCTTGCCAAGTGGACGGCTGCGGCCGATGTGTTCGCCCTTCCTTCCTATATCGAAGGCTTCGGACTCGTCGCCCTCGAAGCGATGTCGTGCCATACGCCGGTCGTCGCATCGAACGTCGGCGGGCTCACGTACCTCCTGAAGGACGGAGCCGGCATCCTCGTCGAACCGAAGAGCGCCGAGTCGCTCGAAGCTGGTCTTAAGCAGATGGTCGAAGACGAACTCGGCCGGAAGCGGATGATCGACAAAGGCGAAGAAATAGCGGCACAAAACGACACCGATATCCTTTTGGACAAAATCATCGCCCTTTACAACAAGTGA